A single genomic interval of Rickettsiales bacterium harbors:
- the ndhC gene encoding NADH-quinone oxidoreductase subunit A, protein MEFELSEYLPILIFLIVATLLAIVIVSASYITSLKSPDAEKVSQYECGFDAFSEARGRFDVRFYLVAILFIIFDLEIAFLFPWAISLKEIGVFGFTSMMIFLSVLTIGFIYEWK, encoded by the coding sequence ATGGAATTTGAACTTTCTGAGTATTTACCAATATTAATATTTCTAATTGTTGCAACTTTGCTTGCGATTGTGATTGTTAGTGCATCTTATATAACCTCATTAAAAAGCCCTGATGCTGAGAAGGTTTCTCAATATGAGTGCGGTTTTGATGCTTTTTCTGAAGCTAGAGGCCGCTTTGATGTTAGGTTTTACTTAGTCGCCATATTATTTATTATCTTTGATTTAGAAATTGCATTCCTTTTCCCTTGGGCAATTTCCTTGAAGGAAATAGGCGTTTTTGGCTTTACTAGCATGATGATTTTCTTAAGCGTTCTAACCATCGGCTTCATCTATGAATGGAAAAA
- a CDS encoding histidine phosphotransferase family protein: MNPYGVMNLFKNVKNVKSNGGGEKMAELLLTRFTHDIAGPIGAVVNGLDFVMHDARDTEDPGGIEIKNQAIDIIDESSKQSLARLQAYRMAYGVVYNENAKVATREIKDIMGRYFSKSHIDLIWNPSVPEGFPVNRRRICVGMILTLARVFIYGGKISVSFSGENKNTIEVRGTAPKYKEPEMIRDILLNKKEIEMDVDNVPYFFIREATDSLGGKITFEYKASDEEKQVTYITEFPNI; encoded by the coding sequence ATGAACCCTTACGGCGTTATGAATTTATTCAAGAATGTAAAAAATGTTAAAAGCAATGGCGGTGGTGAAAAAATGGCTGAGCTTCTGCTGACTCGCTTTACGCATGATATTGCAGGGCCAATTGGTGCGGTGGTAAATGGCTTAGATTTTGTAATGCATGACGCAAGAGATACTGAAGACCCGGGTGGAATTGAAATCAAAAACCAAGCGATAGATATAATCGATGAAAGCTCCAAGCAGTCTCTTGCTCGCCTGCAAGCCTATAGAATGGCCTATGGCGTAGTTTATAATGAAAATGCGAAAGTTGCCACTCGTGAGATTAAAGACATTATGGGTAGGTATTTCTCTAAATCACATATTGATTTAATATGGAATCCTTCAGTGCCGGAAGGCTTCCCAGTTAATAGAAGAAGAATTTGCGTTGGAATGATTTTAACACTCGCTAGAGTTTTCATTTATGGCGGTAAAATAAGCGTTAGTTTTTCAGGTGAAAATAAAAATACTATTGAAGTTAGAGGCACTGCACCAAAATATAAAGAGCCTGAAATGATTAGGGATATTTTGCTCAACAAAAAAGAAATTGAGATGGATGTTGATAATGTTCCTTACTTTTTCATTCGTGAAGCTACTGATAGTTTAGGTGGTAAAATCACCTTTGAATACAAGGCCTCAGATGAAGAAAAACAAGTTACCTATATAACAGAATTTCCTAATATTTAA
- a CDS encoding hybrid sensor histidine kinase/response regulator — translation MDDLLQEFLEETNEALQKLELQFIELEKTGGDADSVNNIFRVMHTIKGTSGFLAFKKLEKVAHSAENIMDKVRSNKLSVNQTLISLVLEAGDAVKSIVENLGNDGTEGDVDYSDLIIRLDECASGKVAVAEKKEESKTPDLDEEIDFTPIMAEYADTEKSAENKTPDLDEPIDFTPIMADYASNSPTPKTPNKTEEIKQVINKPAPQKQEKKEEPKNNDNKKAAQQSIRVNIDILENMMQLVGELVLTRNQIQQLRRSSSVKLDPSFVGSFQRLNIITSELQEGVMKTRMQAVSSVWQLFPRIIRDLANDLGKKIELKMIGEETELDRQMLETIKDPLTHMIRNSADHGIEKPAERLANGKSETGTITLSAYHEGGQIIIKISDDGKGVNINAVKKRAIEKGLATEDEIARMSDNQICHFIFKPGFSTAEQVTAVSGRGVGMDVVISNINKIGGSLEIENFPGKGAEFLIKLPLTLAIMPVLLVQAKTETFAIPQILVSEIVRVGKTKRSEFLGDAKYGEIKIHSAEVINGKPVLRLRGRIIPIISLPKELGLCDEKYANDNEIERFVVICEVGSNIFGISVDKVFHTEEIVVKPKSPLIKDLEYYSGSTILGDGSVILIVDLIGLLRNSGVEATSGQNKQKQVKKIFDEEEINFLLFMAGDGAPKAIPLELVSRLEELDYSKIEESAGNKVIQYRDSLMRLVSIDDKVPVPEDGVRETIVFNDRDRTLGVYASEVIDIVKQRMALKAGSSKPGILGSMIINNKATEVIDISYFFSSIFTDWLGHSEANKIEGESEEGRRHILLVDDSAFFRKFMRPLILAAGYRVSTCSDGLEGLNMLKNHGEKFDLVISDIDMPVMNGVEFCKEAKKIDKLANLPFVALTSHKEEDFEEDIKIIGFERLVTKSDRNKVINLVTEILKEKKIANG, via the coding sequence ATGGACGATTTATTACAAGAATTTCTAGAAGAAACCAATGAAGCTCTTCAAAAGCTGGAGCTTCAATTCATTGAGCTTGAGAAAACCGGCGGTGATGCTGATTCGGTGAATAATATCTTCCGCGTAATGCATACAATTAAGGGAACTTCAGGGTTTCTAGCCTTTAAGAAATTGGAAAAAGTTGCACATAGTGCAGAAAATATTATGGATAAAGTGCGTTCTAACAAGCTATCGGTTAATCAAACGCTTATATCTCTAGTTTTAGAAGCTGGTGATGCAGTCAAATCTATCGTTGAAAACCTTGGTAATGACGGCACTGAAGGTGATGTGGATTATTCTGATCTTATAATAAGGCTTGATGAATGTGCTTCTGGCAAGGTAGCAGTTGCAGAAAAGAAAGAGGAATCTAAAACTCCAGACCTAGATGAAGAAATTGATTTCACTCCTATTATGGCTGAATATGCTGATACCGAAAAATCGGCTGAAAATAAAACACCAGATTTAGATGAGCCAATAGATTTCACGCCCATTATGGCTGATTACGCTAGCAATTCCCCTACCCCAAAAACGCCCAATAAAACTGAAGAAATAAAGCAGGTAATAAATAAACCAGCACCTCAAAAGCAAGAAAAGAAAGAAGAACCTAAAAATAACGATAATAAAAAGGCAGCTCAACAAAGCATCAGGGTTAATATAGATATTCTAGAAAATATGATGCAATTAGTTGGGGAGCTTGTTCTTACCAGAAACCAAATTCAACAGCTTAGAAGGTCATCATCAGTTAAGTTAGACCCTTCTTTTGTCGGTAGCTTCCAGAGGTTAAATATAATCACCAGTGAATTACAAGAAGGTGTGATGAAAACTAGAATGCAGGCAGTTAGCTCTGTGTGGCAGTTATTCCCTAGAATTATTCGTGATCTTGCTAATGATTTAGGCAAGAAAATTGAACTTAAAATGATTGGTGAAGAAACCGAGCTTGATAGGCAAATGCTTGAAACGATAAAAGATCCGCTAACGCATATGATTAGAAATTCTGCGGATCACGGCATTGAAAAACCAGCAGAAAGGCTTGCCAATGGCAAGTCAGAAACCGGAACAATCACGCTTAGTGCATACCACGAAGGTGGGCAGATTATCATAAAAATTTCAGATGACGGCAAGGGCGTAAATATCAACGCAGTTAAGAAAAGAGCTATTGAAAAAGGGCTTGCAACCGAAGATGAGATTGCAAGAATGTCTGATAATCAAATTTGCCATTTTATATTCAAGCCCGGTTTTTCAACCGCAGAGCAAGTAACGGCAGTTTCAGGCAGGGGCGTTGGTATGGATGTTGTGATAAGCAACATCAATAAAATTGGTGGTAGCTTAGAGATTGAAAACTTCCCTGGTAAAGGTGCGGAATTCCTAATAAAGCTGCCACTTACACTTGCTATAATGCCAGTGCTTTTAGTGCAAGCTAAAACTGAAACTTTCGCAATTCCACAAATTTTAGTTTCAGAAATTGTTAGGGTTGGTAAAACTAAAAGAAGTGAATTTTTAGGTGATGCTAAATATGGTGAAATAAAAATTCATAGTGCGGAGGTTATAAACGGCAAGCCAGTTTTAAGGCTTAGAGGCAGGATTATTCCGATTATCTCACTACCAAAAGAACTTGGTTTGTGCGACGAAAAATATGCAAATGATAATGAAATTGAAAGATTTGTTGTAATTTGCGAAGTAGGCTCAAATATTTTTGGTATATCAGTTGATAAAGTTTTCCACACTGAGGAAATTGTTGTGAAGCCAAAATCTCCGCTCATAAAAGATTTAGAATATTATTCTGGTAGCACAATTCTTGGAGATGGCAGTGTAATTTTAATAGTTGATTTAATTGGCTTGCTTAGAAACTCAGGTGTTGAGGCAACTTCAGGGCAGAATAAGCAAAAGCAAGTTAAGAAAATTTTTGACGAGGAAGAGATAAACTTCTTGCTCTTTATGGCTGGTGATGGTGCACCAAAAGCAATTCCGCTAGAGTTAGTTTCTAGATTAGAAGAGCTAGATTACAGCAAAATTGAAGAATCCGCAGGTAATAAAGTTATTCAATATAGAGACTCACTAATGAGGTTAGTTTCTATAGATGATAAAGTTCCAGTGCCTGAAGATGGCGTTAGAGAAACCATTGTATTCAATGATAGAGATAGAACTCTAGGTGTTTATGCTAGTGAAGTTATAGATATTGTAAAACAAAGAATGGCGTTAAAAGCTGGTTCATCTAAACCCGGTATTTTGGGCAGTATGATTATAAATAATAAAGCGACAGAAGTTATTGATATAAGCTATTTCTTTTCTTCCATTTTCACAGATTGGCTTGGCCATAGTGAAGCAAATAAAATTGAGGGTGAATCTGAGGAAGGCAGACGCCATATTTTACTTGTTGATGATAGTGCCTTCTTTAGAAAATTTATGAGGCCACTTATTTTGGCGGCGGGCTATAGGGTTTCAACCTGCTCTGATGGGTTGGAGGGGCTTAATATGCTCAAAAATCACGGGGAGAAATTTGATTTAGTGATTTCTGATATTGATATGCCTGTTATGAATGGCGTTGAATTTTGTAAAGAAGCTAAAAAGATTGATAAATTAGCAAATCTGCCGTTTGTTGCCCTTACTTCTCACAAAGAAGAAGATTTTGAAGAAGATATAAAAATAATAGGTTTTGAAAGGTTAGTTACAAAATCAGATAGAAATAAAGTTATAAATTTAGTTACTGAAATCTTAAAAGAGAAGAAAATAGCCAATGGATAG
- a CDS encoding chemotaxis protein CheW, which yields MKENALQVAIEQEEQFLTLRVAGQLFGIPVLKVRDVLKPQRVTKIPKVRSQILGLMNLRGRIVTVINMSETLGVTCTASDKKKMFVVVDHENEYYSLSVDEVGQTITLKLSEFEKNPANLTKNWRDFSKGVFKLEKELMLVLDIPKVITI from the coding sequence ATGAAAGAAAACGCTCTTCAAGTTGCTATTGAGCAGGAAGAACAATTCTTAACCCTCCGTGTTGCAGGGCAATTATTCGGCATTCCAGTTTTGAAGGTTAGAGATGTTCTAAAACCGCAGAGAGTTACAAAAATCCCTAAAGTTAGAAGCCAGATTCTTGGTCTTATGAATTTAAGGGGCAGAATTGTAACTGTTATTAATATGTCAGAAACCTTAGGCGTTACCTGCACTGCAAGCGATAAAAAAAAGATGTTTGTTGTGGTTGATCACGAAAATGAATATTATTCTTTAAGCGTTGATGAAGTTGGGCAAACAATAACGCTTAAACTATCAGAATTTGAAAAAAACCCTGCAAATCTTACCAAAAATTGGCGTGATTTTTCTAAAGGAGTATTCAAGCTAGAAAAGGAATTAATGCTCGTTCTTGATATCCCTAAAGTAATTACAATATAA
- a CDS encoding response regulator: MKALVVDDSKVVRSVISSLLESFSIAYEQAENGLIALEKVRKSKFDFILLDWNMPELDGIGFLQKSKAENLIADTKIILCTTENEFEKISLALESGASEYIMKPFNKDILEDKLKILGIIG, translated from the coding sequence ATGAAAGCCCTAGTTGTTGATGATTCAAAAGTTGTGAGGTCTGTAATTTCTTCTCTGTTAGAGAGTTTTAGTATTGCTTATGAACAAGCTGAAAATGGTTTAATTGCTCTTGAAAAAGTGAGAAAATCAAAATTTGATTTCATTCTGCTTGATTGGAATATGCCAGAGCTTGATGGTATTGGCTTTTTGCAAAAATCTAAAGCAGAAAATCTGATTGCAGATACAAAAATTATCCTCTGCACAACTGAAAATGAATTTGAAAAAATCAGCCTCGCCCTAGAAAGCGGTGCGAGTGAGTATATAATGAAGCCTTTTAATAAAGATATACTTGAAGATAAATTAAAAATTCTTGGAATAATTGGGTAG
- a CDS encoding hemolysin family protein: protein MNTSNAQETTEPDLSQKISQIKNKIVKFISPKSRGLRETIEEILDNKENSADKLEAGEKEIIRNVLEFKEIYVEDIMIPRPDIFAIPETANLQELKDKLIDKAYTRIPVYKSDLDEITGFIHIKDAVKYLLNNEAIDIKAITRKCLFVPGPMKISNLLMRMQKSMVHIAIVVDEYGGTEGLITMEDIIEEIVGKIDDEHDKEEDSSVKKINDKVYEVNARISIEDFYSHTAINLANQYDEEQYDTIGGLVYLISGRIPVKGEIIRINEEIEVEVLEADARTLKKILVMKR from the coding sequence ATGAACACAAGTAACGCTCAAGAAACTACTGAGCCTGATTTAAGTCAAAAAATTTCTCAGATTAAAAATAAAATTGTAAAATTTATCTCGCCTAAATCTCGTGGGCTTAGAGAAACAATTGAAGAAATCCTTGATAATAAAGAGAATTCTGCCGATAAATTAGAGGCTGGCGAGAAGGAAATAATAAGGAATGTTCTTGAATTCAAAGAGATTTATGTTGAGGATATAATGATTCCTCGCCCTGATATTTTTGCAATTCCAGAAACAGCAAATTTGCAAGAACTAAAAGATAAACTAATTGATAAAGCCTATACAAGGATACCCGTTTATAAGAGTGATCTTGATGAAATAACTGGGTTTATCCATATTAAAGATGCCGTTAAATATCTGCTTAATAATGAAGCAATTGATATTAAAGCAATCACTAGAAAATGCTTGTTTGTGCCAGGGCCTATGAAAATTAGCAATCTGCTAATGAGAATGCAAAAAAGTATGGTGCATATTGCGATAGTAGTTGATGAATATGGTGGCACAGAAGGTTTAATAACAATGGAAGATATTATTGAGGAAATCGTTGGCAAAATAGATGATGAACACGATAAGGAAGAAGATAGCTCAGTGAAAAAAATTAATGATAAAGTTTATGAAGTGAATGCAAGAATTTCTATTGAAGATTTTTATTCCCACACAGCAATAAACCTTGCAAATCAATATGATGAAGAACAATATGATACAATCGGAGGGTTGGTTTATTTAATTTCTGGCAGAATACCTGTTAAAGGTGAAATTATTAGAATTAATGAGGAAATTGAGGTTGAAGTTCTTGAAGCAGACGCTCGAACGCTCAAGAAAATTCTAGTTATGAAAAGATAG
- a CDS encoding NADH:ubiquinone oxidoreductase subunit NDUFA12 has protein sequence MANLGTRIFTLLFGKKVGEDGFGNKYYQSSIARGKNVGRYGKERRWVIYKGKAEPTKIPPEWHGWIHYSFDEPPQVVAKFKWQKDHLPNLTGTDYAYLPSGHKESKGHRDKATGDYEAWKPN, from the coding sequence ATGGCGAATTTAGGCACTAGAATTTTTACCCTTTTATTTGGTAAAAAAGTTGGCGAAGATGGGTTTGGTAATAAATATTATCAATCGTCAATTGCTCGTGGTAAAAATGTAGGAAGATACGGCAAGGAAAGGCGTTGGGTGATATATAAAGGCAAAGCAGAGCCTACAAAAATTCCGCCTGAATGGCATGGCTGGATTCATTATTCCTTTGATGAGCCACCCCAAGTGGTTGCTAAATTCAAATGGCAGAAGGATCATCTGCCAAATCTGACCGGCACTGATTATGCTTACTTACCCTCAGGTCATAAAGAAAGCAAAGGGCATAGAGATAAAGCAACAGGCGACTATGAGGCTTGGAAACCTAATTAA
- the mlaD gene encoding outer membrane lipid asymmetry maintenance protein MlaD: MNKNIVETLIGFAVIAVAVFFVFFSYFKSDSSASYSGYKLSVNFDRVDGLNIGSDVRVSGLKIGKVIDAKIDSKTYQAKVEIDVDSEVKIPADSSAEIISAGLLGDKYIALVPGGSENNLKDGDTIRYSQSSISIESLIGKFMFGDDEKKDNKKSKKSEEFF; this comes from the coding sequence ATGAATAAAAATATTGTTGAAACTTTAATCGGATTTGCAGTGATTGCAGTGGCTGTTTTCTTTGTGTTTTTTAGTTATTTTAAGTCTGATAGCTCAGCGAGCTATTCAGGCTACAAACTTAGCGTAAACTTTGATAGGGTTGATGGCCTGAATATTGGTAGCGATGTCCGAGTTAGTGGCCTTAAAATTGGTAAAGTGATTGATGCAAAAATTGATAGCAAAACCTACCAAGCTAAAGTTGAAATTGATGTTGATTCTGAGGTTAAAATTCCAGCTGATTCATCAGCGGAAATTATTAGTGCAGGATTGCTTGGTGATAAATATATTGCACTTGTTCCGGGTGGCTCTGAAAATAATCTAAAAGATGGTGATACTATCAGATATTCTCAATCTTCCATAAGCATTGAATCACTAATTGGTAAATTTATGTTTGGTGATGATGAGAAAAAAGACAATAAAAAATCCAAAAAGTCTGAAGAGTTTTTTTAG
- the dnaQ gene encoding DNA polymerase III subunit epsilon, whose amino-acid sequence MEREIILDTETTGLDPKDGHRIVEIGCIELINRLPTGKFFHHYINPQREIGFDATRIHGITNEMVKNSPKFEEIVDDFLNFVGDSKLVIHNADFDMKFINAELFYAKKSDIKPDKVFCTLKYARKKFSGAQNSLDALCKRFGIDNSHREKHGALLDSELLAEVYLELMGGRQNVISLQVENNLKEEATQNSQEKSVKSSKIANFPYRKFEVSEEEKQLHKNYTAKIKDSIWAKIEG is encoded by the coding sequence ATGGAAAGAGAAATAATTTTAGATACAGAAACAACAGGATTAGACCCAAAAGATGGGCATAGAATTGTTGAAATTGGGTGTATTGAGCTTATAAATCGCCTGCCAACAGGTAAATTCTTTCACCATTACATAAACCCACAAAGGGAGATTGGTTTTGATGCAACCAGAATTCACGGCATCACTAATGAAATGGTTAAAAATTCGCCGAAATTTGAGGAAATTGTTGATGATTTTCTTAATTTTGTCGGTGATTCAAAATTAGTTATTCACAATGCTGATTTTGATATGAAATTTATTAATGCGGAACTCTTTTACGCTAAAAAATCCGATATTAAACCTGATAAAGTTTTCTGCACATTAAAATATGCTCGTAAAAAATTCTCTGGTGCGCAAAATAGCTTAGATGCACTTTGCAAAAGATTTGGCATAGATAATTCGCATCGTGAAAAACATGGTGCTTTGCTGGATTCTGAATTACTTGCAGAGGTTTATCTTGAGTTAATGGGCGGCAGACAAAATGTAATAAGCCTTCAAGTTGAAAATAATCTTAAGGAAGAAGCAACCCAAAATAGCCAAGAAAAATCAGTTAAAAGTTCAAAAATTGCTAATTTCCCATACAGAAAATTTGAAGTTTCTGAGGAAGAAAAACAGCTACACAAAAATTATACTGCAAAAATAAAAGATAGCATCTGGGCTAAAATTGAAGGTTAA